Genomic segment of Arachis hypogaea cultivar Tifrunner chromosome 16, arahy.Tifrunner.gnm2.J5K5, whole genome shotgun sequence:
CTCTttttgctccttgttttcaaGTACGTTATCATATTCATGGACGAACTGAACCAATCCACTCTTGCAATGAAGGTATCCACCGTAGAATGCGTGCATACTTTCACTCCGCTGTGTGCTCCTCATGccggcccaaaattcactctTGAAGAATATTGGCACCCACTTACGTCGATTCACATAAAGATCTACACAGGAAAAAATAAATAGCATAAGAGTGTCGCTTATTACCAATAGGATGACAGCTTAGAAAGCATCgataaaacatataaaaaaaacatccAGACACACTACGAAAAGAAACATTAGTATGTGTATTGAAAAGAACATCCGCTGACATAACAAGGTATAAAATTCATTTACGTTCTTAAGAAAAAAACAGAAGAACGGAAACACTCGGcaataataaaattagaataataaatagGCACCATGAAACCAACAGACAAAATTTAGTTTAACGATCACAAACCTGCTAACCATCTGTTCTGACCTAACGCAAATTCTTTGATGAAAGCAGCCCAATCAACTTCAAACGATTCACTCGAAGGAGAGTTATACACAATGTGATTCATCATTGCACTCAACTCCCCGTACCTAGCGTAGCCACCAAGCTTGAATTGAGTTTTCTTCATTATGTGTCAAATGCACCATCTGTGGACAGTATCAGGTAGGACTTTCCTTATAGCACCAGCCATCACCTTGCACTGGTCAGTAATGATACCCTTTGGCGCAGTCCCAATGCATCTCACCCACTGTGTGAACACCCACTCAAAACTAGGGATCTCCTCATTGCCAAGTAAAGCACAGCCAAGAAGGGTTGACTTCCCATGGTGGTTTACACCGACAAAAGAAGCAAACGGTAGACCATGCCTGAGAATACATAAAAAGTAAATGTAAGGTAAGATGACAAATTTAACAGATAACTGCTCATGCAATTCACTAATAATTATAGAGACCTGTTTCTCCTGTACGTGGTATTGAACGACACCACATCTCCGTAATATTCATACGAAGCCCTgcaccttgcatctacccagagtGCGTTCCTAAATTTATTAGCATCGTCAACATCTATGGCATAAAAGAAGTTGGGATTGATTTCCTTCATTCGAACGAAATAATTCATCATCCCATTGAAGTCCGCATTGTCATCGGAGCATCGGAGATTGCTTGTAATGTAATTTCTGACATCATTTTCTGAGAAACTCAGGTTTGAAGACCCACCAACTTCGTTTGTAAGTGCTAGATACGTCTTGTTGGGTCTTATGCCAGCCTCATCGTTATCCGTAATGACGCACTTGGCATGCATGGTCAGCTCCCGGTACTCATGATAGTGGACAGCTTTATCAGCCGAACAGGGGTGAGAATGCCTCAATTCTACCTTGGACACAACCCAACATTCCTTCTCCCTGTCCAGCATGACATACATTCTTGCTTTGCATCTCGTGGCTGTTATTCTATTTGACCTAGTTGCTGCCTTAACACGAGATTCTCGATAACCCTCCCGAGTGCAGTGAAGAGACTGATTAATGGGTATCTTTGCATCCTTCCGCATCTTGTCAAAGTTCGTGTTCCTGACTTTAGTTACAAACCCCAATTTCTTTGCATAACTTGCATAAAACTCCTATGCCAAATGCAGCGAATCAAATCTCATTCCTATGGCTGGGATTTCCTCTTCACCAAGCCCACTATGATCCGGTAACTGTAAAGGCAATTCACAGAACcaaaatacaaattaaagataGTATCAAAGTGGTAACTATAACGTGCTAACACACAATAAGAAATACTTCAAACCTCATGTCTTAAATCCAACTCATCATTTCTCGTCACCATGACGTCGGTGATTTCGTCGACCTTCAATTAAAGACAATCGGAACAGAACTTTAATCCACTTATGACCATTACTATATAATGAAGCAATCCAATAAAACATATCAACAAATAAATAGAAACATATATAGCACTCAATCAGACTTTATTACTATAAACAAATTATTTCTCCAGATTTTTCCAAAAACTAGTAATCTAATTACCATGAATAAGAAGCATTCACAACacacattttaataaaaaaattctattagGAATCAATGAATCAATAACAACATTTAATTGATTGCATGCATTATGACATAGACGGGACAACATAGTGAGATTGAAATTGATCTTGGACTATTCGCACATATAGGGGCAATATACAATACCAATAATTTTGTCTTTTCCAACGTAGATCCTACATGTCTTCCACACAACCCAATTAATTTCCATATCCACTATCTATGTCTATCTCTATTGGAATTTTTAGTATCAATGACATTAGCTAATTATAGC
This window contains:
- the LOC112756929 gene encoding protein FAR1-RELATED SEQUENCE 5-like: MRKDAKIPINQSLHCTREGYRESRVKAATRSNRITATRCKARMYVMLDREKECWVVSKVELRHSHPCSADKAVHYHEYRELTMHAKCVITDNDEAGIRPNKTYLALTNEVGGSSNLSFSENDVRNYITSNLRCSDDNADFNGMMNYFVRMKEINPNFFYAIDVDDANKFRNALWVDARCRASYEYYGDVVSFNTTYRRNRHGLPFASFVGVNHHGKSTLLGCALLGNEEIPSFEWVFTQWVRCIGTAPKGIITDQCKVMAGAIRKVLPDTVHRWCI